From Thermococcus barophilus MP:
TAAATCTTTCTTTGTCATCAGCCCGTAGAGTCCAATCAGCATGATCAGTATGCCTGCAATTTCAGCGTTAATCACTTTCGACCCACCTCAGTAGGATATAAAACACAAATGTAAACGCTGCACCAACCTTCAGACCTACAGCTATGTTGAACAGCGGTATTATGCCGCCGCTCATCACGGATCTAAATTCTCCTTTAATTAAGAAATTATAGAAAAAGCTCCCGAACATAAACCCAATCAACCCAAGAGACACCAGAAACACTGCTGAGATGTTCTCAATCATGCCAACTTCTTTAAATTTAAAGCGTTTTCTAACTTTTTTATATCCATGCGATGTTATAAGGAGAATTACGCTAACTGCAAGGACTACTCCAGCTTGGAATCCTCCCCCCGGGCTTAAATGTCCATATATCATCAGATACACGGCATATGTCACAAGAAAGGGACTGATGAGCTTTGTGGTTGTCCTCACAACAGTGCTCATTTTCACTTTTTCTTCCCCCCTAAGAGAAGATAGAAACCGATAACTGCCGTAAAAAGGAGGGTTGCCTCACCAAGAGTGTCGTATGCACGCCAGTCGGCTAAAATGGCAGTTACAAGATTTGGAATGTTCACCTCTTGCCAGTGTGAAATGTAGTATTCATAGCTTCCTCCTTCAACCTTAGAGTAATCCAGCTGCAACAAGGTAAATGCCAATGAAAGAACGATTAGAGCAGCAACGATTCTCCTCACCTTTTTGTTCCCCCTGACTTTTCTACCTCTTCTATCGTGAACAGAAAAATCCCAATAATCACAGCCCCCACAACTATAGCGGATAAGGCAACGTCCGGTGCTTTAAGCTGGAAGAGCACCAGCACAAATATGAGGCTTAGCAAAGCATATTTAACCACTGCAACCACCAAATCTCTTTCTTCAATAACCGCAAGTGCTGTGATAACCATAAGGACAAGTAAGAGCTCATGGATTATCCCAAGCATACATATCCACCACCACTTTTGGTTTTATTCCATATTTGTATGCTCCTTTTGCTATTGCGTGCGAGACCATGGGATTTATTAATGCTATCAGAAATGCCAAGAGAAGGAGCTTAAGTTTGATGAAAACAGACGCATCAGTATAGAGTGCCAAAGCTAAGAGAATTGTCATTGCACCTCCAGTATCACATTTTGTAGCTGCATGCAATCTTGTGTAAACATCAGGAAAGCGGAGTATTCCTAAAGCCCCAAACACCATCACAACCTCTCCAAATGCCAAAAGCATATACTCAATCACGTCTGCCCCTCCTTTCGAGGTACTTTGCCAAAATTAATCCACCAACTGCATTAACCATTAAAAGAACAACCGCCAAGTCTACCAGAAAGTACTGCTTGTTTATAACAGAGAGAATTGCTATTATAACAACGACTTTTGTAGTTATTGTGTTGAGCCCAACTACCCTGTCAGGCAACGTTGGTCCAAATAACACCCGGTACATGAGCATAACGCTTGTGGATATCAGCACTATAACCCCCCACCCAAAAGGATTCACCAGAATATTTTCTTCAACCATTCCTCTATGTCCCCCTTAATTTTTTCCCCTGCCTTTTCCCTGTTGAGGGTTTCAACATCAATCCAGTGCACATACAGATAAGTTTCTCCAAGCCTCTCTGAGACATCAAGTGTTAATGTACCTGGAGTTAAAGTTATTGAGTTTGCAAGTATTGTGATGCCTGTATCTGAATGCAGGTCTGTTTTTATCTTTATTATCCCCGGGTTTATGTCCATGAGGATGACATTCTTAGCAACTTTTATATTGCTTTCAATCAGACGAAACGCCATTATTATGAGGTATTGGGGAGCGTACAGCAGCAGAAAATACACAATTTTCTCAATTAGGTGTCCTCTATGCCTAACATCCTCCATAAGCATATCTCTCATAAATGATGCAATAATGAGCGTTGCAATCGCACCTATGATTAGATTGTCTAAAGAAGTATTTGCAGTGATTACAATCCAGAAAGAAAACAGAAGTATCCATGTTAAAACTATTCGCTCCCACACGGGGAGTTTCTGAGCCTCATAACTTTCATAGACTATCCTCCTCTGAACTTCTTCTAATCGTTCTTTGAGATAGAAGGGAATCCTGCTCATGGTTCAATATTCGTTTTTGAAAGTTATAACCCTTTTTGCAGATTTTAACAGAGACTTTCCGGATAGAGAAGTGTCCAAAAATATGTCTTTCCAAAATTTACTCTTTTAATTTTAATCTTTTGGTTAAAAACTCCTCTTTAGTTTTCAACTTTAGGTTTTGGAAAGATATAAATTATCCTCTTCCAAATTTGAGATAGGTGAGAAGATGAAAGCATATCACATTCACGTCGAAGGCATAGTTCAAGGGGTGGGGTTTCGGCCTTTCGTTTACAGAATAGCCCATGAGCACAACTTAAGAGGCTATGTCAAAAATCTTGGAGATGCAGGGGTTGAAATTGTAGTCGAAGGAGAAGAACATGATATTAAAGCTTTTCTTCATGACCTAAAATACAGGGCGCCTCCTCTTGCTAAAATCGAAAAGGTTAAGAAAAGGGAGATACCCCCTCAAGGATTTGACAACTTTTACATAGAGAAGAGCTCTCAAGGTGGTTCTGGTGGTGATTCAATAATTCCTCCCGACGTTTCAATCTGTGAGGACTGCATCAGGGAGCTTTTTGATCCAACCAACAAGAGATACATGTATCCTTTCATCGTATGTACAAACTGCGGGCCGAGATTTACTATAATTGAAGATTTACCCTACGACCGCATCAATACGACAATGAGAGAGTTTGAGATGTGTGAATTCTGTGAAAGCGAATATAAGGATCCGTTAAACAGAAGATATCATGCTGAACCCGTCTGCTGTCCTGTTTGTGGACCATCTTACAGGCTCTACACAAGAGATGGAGAAGAAATCATCGGAGACCCAATAAAAAAGACGGCAGAGCTAATTGATAAGGGGTACATCGTAGCTATCAAGGGGATTGGCGGAATACACATTGCTTGCGACGCAACAAACGAAGATGTTGTTGAAGAACTGAGAAAGAGAATCTTAAGACCTCAGCAGCCTTTTGCTTTAATGGCAAAAGACTTAGAAACTATTGAGAGCTTTGCTATAGTTAGTGACGCTGAAAAAGAGGAGCTTTTAAGCTACAGGAAACCAATAGTTGCGCTGAGAAAGAAAGAACCATTTCCACTTCCAGAAGCTTTAGCTCCTGGCTTACATACGATAGGTGTTATGCTCCCATATTCTGGCA
This genomic window contains:
- a CDS encoding Na+/H+ antiporter subunit E, which codes for MSRIPFYLKERLEEVQRRIVYESYEAQKLPVWERIVLTWILLFSFWIVITANTSLDNLIIGAIATLIIASFMRDMLMEDVRHRGHLIEKIVYFLLLYAPQYLIIMAFRLIESNIKVAKNVILMDINPGIIKIKTDLHSDTGITILANSITLTPGTLTLDVSERLGETYLYVHWIDVETLNREKAGEKIKGDIEEWLKKIFW
- the mbhE gene encoding hydrogen gas-evolving membrane-bound hydrogenase subunit E, whose product is MRRIVAALIVLSLAFTLLQLDYSKVEGGSYEYYISHWQEVNIPNLVTAILADWRAYDTLGEATLLFTAVIGFYLLLGGKKK
- a CDS encoding monovalent cation/H+ antiporter complex subunit F, which gives rise to MVEENILVNPFGWGVIVLISTSVMLMYRVLFGPTLPDRVVGLNTITTKVVVIIAILSVINKQYFLVDLAVVLLMVNAVGGLILAKYLERRGRRD
- a CDS encoding hydrogenase subunit MbhD domain-containing protein, translating into MLGIIHELLLVLMVITALAVIEERDLVVAVVKYALLSLIFVLVLFQLKAPDVALSAIVVGAVIIGIFLFTIEEVEKSGGTKR
- a CDS encoding Na(+)/H(+) antiporter subunit B; the protein is MKMSTVVRTTTKLISPFLVTYAVYLMIYGHLSPGGGFQAGVVLAVSVILLITSHGYKKVRKRFKFKEVGMIENISAVFLVSLGLIGFMFGSFFYNFLIKGEFRSVMSGGIIPLFNIAVGLKVGAAFTFVFYILLRWVESD
- the mnhG gene encoding monovalent cation/H(+) antiporter subunit G; the protein is MIEYMLLAFGEVVMVFGALGILRFPDVYTRLHAATKCDTGGAMTILLALALYTDASVFIKLKLLLLAFLIALINPMVSHAIAKGAYKYGIKPKVVVDMYAWDNP